CACCACATTCCCTGCCCAAGATCCTGTTACACCTGCTGGCAAGCCGGTCACCGTTGCGCCTGTAGCTCCGGTGGTTGCCAAGGTGATGCTGGTCAAAGCCGAATTGATACAGACCGTTCGGTTGGTTCCCGCAGCAACGGTATTCAAAGGGGTCACCGTGATGGTGCCTGTCGTCGTTGCCGGAGGACAGCCGCCTATGGTCGTCACTGTATAAGTGAATGTACCGCTCGCAGTTGGCGTGCCGCTGATCGTCACCACATTCGCAGACCAAGTACCCGTCACACCAGCTGGCAAGCCGGTGATAGTTGCTCCCGTGGCTCCGGTGGTTGCCAAGGTGATGCTGGTCAAAGGCGAATTGATACAAACCGTTTGGTTCGTGCCCGCAGCAACGGTATTCAACGGCGTCACCGTGATGGTGCCCGTCGTCGTTGCCGGCGGACAGCCGCCTGTTGTCGTCACTGTGTAGGTGAATGTGCCGCTCGCAGTTGGCGTGCCGCTGATGGTCACCAAATTCGCAGCCCAAGAACCCGTTACACCTGCTGGCAAGCCGGTCACCGTAGCGCCCGTTGCACCAGTGGTTGCCAAGGTGATGCTGGTCAAAGCTGAATTGATACAAACCGTTTGGTTTGTACCCGGAGCAACCGTATTCAAAGGGGTGACCGTGATCGTACCCGTCGTCGTTGCCGGAGGACAGCCGCCTGTCGTGGTAACTGTATAGGTGAATGTACCGCTCGCTGTTGGTGTGCCGCTGATCGTCACCACATTCGAAGCCCAAGAACCTGTTACACCTGCTGGCAAGCCGGTCACCGTAGCGCCCGTGGCTCCGGTGGTTGCCAAGGTGATGCTGGTCAATGGCGAATTGATACAAACCGTTTGATTGACACCCGCAGCAACGGTATTCAACGGCGTCACCGTGATCGTGCCCGTCGTCGTTGCCGGAGGACAGCCGCCTGTGGTCGTAACTGTATATGTGAATGTGCCGCTCGCAGTTGGTGTGCCGCTGATCGTCACCACATTCGCAGCCCAAGATCCTGTTACACCTGCTGGCAAGCCGGTCACCGTTGCGCCGGTGGCGCCGGTGGTTGCCAAGGTGATGCTGGTCAAAGGTGAATTGATACAGACCGTTTGGTTGATGCCCGCAGCAACGGTATTCAACGGCGTCACCGTGATCGTGCCCGTCGTCGTTGCCGGCGGGCAGCCGCCTGTGGTTGTAACTGTGTAGGTAAATGTGCCGCTCGCAGTTGGCGTGCCGCTGATCGTCACCAAGTTCCCTGCCCAAGATCCTGTTACACCTGCTGGCAAGCCGGTCACCGTTGCGCCCGTGGCTCCGGTGGTTGCCAAGGTGATGCTGGTCAAAGGCGAATTGATACAAACCGTTCGGTTGATGCCCGCAGCAACGGTATTCAAAGGCGTCACCGTGATCGTGCCCGTCGTCGTTGCCGGAGGACAGCCGCCTGTCGTGGTAACTGTATAGGTGAATGAGCCGCTCGCAGTTGGTGTGCCGCTGATGGTCACCACATTCGCAGCCCAAGATCCTGTCACACCTGCTGGTAAGCCGGTCACCGTAGCGCCTGTGGCTCCGGTCGTTGCCAAGCGTGATACTGGTCAATGGTGAATTGATACAAACCGTTTGGTTGATGCCTGCAGCAACGGTATTCAAAGGCGACCCGCAGCAACGGTATTCAAAGGAGTGACCGTGATCGTGCCCGTCGTCGTTGCCGGAGGACAGCCGCCTGTCGTGGTAACTGTATATGTGAATGTACCACTCGCAGTCGGCGTGCCGCTGATGGTCACCGTGTTCGCAGCCCAGGAACCTGTTACACCTGCTGGCAAGCCGGTCACCGTTGCGCCCATGGCGCCGGTGGTTGCCAAGGGTGATGCTGGTCAAAGCCGAATTGATACAAACCGTTTGATTGGTTCCCGCAGCAACGGTATTCAAAGGGGTGACCGTGATCGTGCCCGTCGTCGTTGCCGGCGGACAGCCGCCCGTAGTCGTCACCGTATATGTGAACGTGCCGCTCGCAGTCGGTGTGCCGCTGATGGTCACCACGTTTCCCGCCCAAGAACCCGTTACACCTGCTGGCAAGCCGGTCACCGTAGCGCCCGTGGCGCCGGTGGTTGCCAAGGTGATGCTGGTCAACGGTGAATTAATACAAACCGTTCGATTGATGCCCGCAGCAACAGTATTCAACGGTGTCACCGTGATCGTGCCTGTCGTCGTTGCCGGCGGACAGCCGCCTGTGGTGGTAACTGTATAGGTGAATGTGCCGCTTGCAGTCGGTGTGCCGCTGATGGTCACCACGTTTGCTGCCCAAGAACCTGTTACACCTGCTGGTAAGCCGGTCACCGTAGCGCCGGTTGCGCCAGTGGTTGCCAACGTAATGCTGGTCAAAGCCGAATTGATACAAACCGTTTGATTGACACCCGCAGCAACAGTATTCAACGGCGTCACCGTGATCGGGCCCGTCGTCGTTGCCCAAGGACAGCCGCCTGTGGTCGTGACTGTATAGGTGAATGTACCGCTCGCAGTTGGCGTGCCGCTGATGGTCACCACGTTTCGCCGCCCAAGATCCTGTCACGCCTGCTGGCAAGCCGGTCACCGTAGCGCCGGTGGCGCCGGTGGTTGCCAAGGTGATGCTGGTCAATGGTGAATTGATACAAACCGTTTGATTCGTTCCCGCAGCAACGGTATTCAAAGGAGTGACCGTGATCGTGCCTGTCGTCGTTGCAGGCGGACAGCCGCCTGTAGTCGTGACTGTGTAGGTGAATGTGCCGCTTGCAGTTGGCGTGCCGCTGATGGTCACCACATTCGCAGCCCAACAACCCGTCACGCCCGCTGGTAACCGGTGACCGTTGCGCCTGTCGCTCCGGTGGTTGCCAACGTGATGCTGGTCAAAGCCGAATTGATACAAACCGTTCGGTTGATGCCCACAGCGACAGTATTCAAAGGTGTCACCGTGATCGTGCCCGTCGTCGTGGCCGGCGGACAGCCGCCTGTCGTGGTAACTGTATAGGTGAATGTACCACTCGCAGTTGGTGTGCCGCTGATCGTCACCACATTCCCAGCCCAAGAACCTGTCACACCTGCTGGCAAGCCGGTCACCGTTGCGCCAGTGGCGCCGGTCGTTGCCAAGGTGATGCTGGTCAGAGCCGAATTGATACAAACCGTTCGGTTGATGCCCGCAGCAACGGTATTCAGCGGTGTCACGGTGATCGTGCCCGTCGTCGTTGCCGGCGGACAGCCGCCTGTGGTCGTCACTGTATATGTGAACGTACCGCTCGCAGTTGGTGTGCCGCTGATGGTCACCACGTTCCCCGCCCAAGATCCCGTTACACCTGCTGGTAAGCCGGTCACCGTTGCGCCAGTGGCGCCGGTCGCTGCAAGCGTAATACTGGTCAATGGTGAATTAATACAAACCGTTCGGTTGATGCCCGCAGAAACCGTATTCAACGGATTGACCGTGACCGTTGTCGCAGCGCAAGTCGTCGTATTACACTGACCTTCGTAGCGTACAAAATAAGTCGTGGTGGATGTCGGCGCGACGGTACCGCTACCAATAGGCTGTGTCGTCAAAGAGATATAGTCAATCTCCATGTTTACCGCGGCGTTACTTGCCCAGTCAAATCGCCATCCTAGTATGTTTCCTCCCGAAACGTATTGGGGATCAGAATACATGTCAATGGTCAACAGTTGCCACGCTCCGCCTCCGACCAAAACTCCGGAAGCCGATTCGCCGCCCACCGCAAAATTGTGCGCCCGTTGTAGAAAAAGATCTCTGCAGTACCCGGCGTACCAGAAAGCACCCGATATCGAATATTCACGTAGCGGAAAATATTGGGATCAAAAGAACCCAAACCCGCCATGTCGATCATCGGGTCGTTGGTTTGTGAAGTGACATTCAAGATGCCCGCAATCACCGAGTTGACGGTCGTGCTTGGCGCACCATAAGGTTGTGTCACCCAATCCTGCGTGAATGGACCGCAGGCGGAAGGACCATACCAAGTCGCGACCGCACCCGTTCCAAGAGAACCCTCCGGTTGCTGTCAAGGTCGTCGATGATCCAACGCAAATGCTTGTGGTTCCTGAAATTCCTGTAGGCGGTGTCGAAAGCGTATTGACCGTCACGGTGATCGAGGCACAACCCGTCGTATTGCAGGTGCCTGCATATCTTACAAAATAGGTGGTCGTGACCGCAGGTGAAACGGTTATCGAATTTCCTGTGCCTGCCGAAGTTCCACCACAAGAGCCTGAAAACCATTGGGCAACCGCCCCATCTCCCGGCGAACCTCCCACCAAGGTGAGCGTTGTGCTACTGCCTGCACATACGGCATTGTTTCCGGAAATGCTCGTCGGTGCGACCGAGGAGCTCTGAATGTGATGACAACGTCGTCACTCGAAGCGGTACATGGTGCATTGTAAATTGTCCAGCGCAGCGTATAAAGCAGCCTGAGCCGCCCCCATAATAGCCGCCGCCACCACCAGTTCCATATCCTGCTACGGTGTTTGAGCCACCTTGGCCGAGTGAACCATTTTGGTTACCTGTACAAGATCCATGGCCCGTCGGTCCAGCTGTACCTCCAGCAACTTGTGTACCGCCAGCACCAGTATATTGACAGTCCGAACAAGAAAAGACGCATCCGCTCATGCCGATCAAGCCGCCACCATGCCCGCCTTCAGCGGTATTGGTACCGCAGTTGCTTCCAGTACCGCCACCACCACCCGCGACCATGATACGATTTCCAAGGCCAGCACCACCCTGACGGATGCGTCGCGCCGCCGCCGCTCCCGCAGCCAATATTTGCGCCAGCATTTCCGCCACCATTAAATCCGCCAGTGGTTTCAGTCCCTGCACCCCAACATAGATTTGAAGCACTTCGCCAGGTACGACAGGATGTGTTGATTGAACCCTTCCCCCACAGCCTAAGGCACCATAACCAGCGGCACCATAAGCATCGACCGTGATGGAAGTAACTCCAGAGGGCACAGTAAATGTCTGCACGCCCCCAGTAAAGTTAAATGTTTGATTTCCAGGTCCGCCACCAGTCGTCGAAGCCTCCGCGTAATACGTTGTCGTTCCGCCAGGACTCACAGAAAAGTTGGCGCCGCTTGCCGAGCTGCCGATCGATGCGCCACCTGATGCCACAGTGTACCATTGAATGGTATTACCCGCAGAAGTTGCGTTCAACTGAGAAGTTCCGCCGACGCAAATCGTTGTTGGGGAGGCGGAAACGGGACTTGGGGCTGCAGGCAAAGGCGTAACAGGCACAGAAACCGTTGCACAGGCGGTATTGGAACAACCTGTACCTGCGCCAGGTTCATACCTTACAAAATAATTCGTAGTTGCTGTTGGAGCAGTAATGGTCACTGCTGCTGAGGTTGTATTGTCTCCAGCTGTAACCGAACCAACCAGTGTCCCACCGCAGGAGCCACTGTAAAATGCCACGGTTCCGTTTTTGCTGATCGCCGTTGGAATGTGGCTGTCAGGGTAATCGTCGGGGGCGCAGCATTGGCGCAATAATTGGATGCGGATGTTGTAAGGCCAGTAGGAGCTTCATTCCATCGGTTCACGATCAAAATGGTGCCCGACGTCACGGCCGCACAGCCTGCATTGCTCACGCGGTACCGGATGCGGTCCGCATTGCCATCGCTGTTGGAGGTCTTTTTGGGAAAACAACATGTCCCTGAACTTGTGCCGGTGAGCCAGTTGTTGTTCCAGACACCGTTGTTGCTGCCCCAATCCCAGGTAACGGTTCCCGTTTGCCCTGATACCGTCACGGTGTGACAAAATTTCCCCTGGATCGCAAAAATTGATCGGCCCAGGGTTGGAAACGGAACCTAAAGTGGATGCCGGTGCCGCAACAACCGAAATGGCAGCCGAAAACCCAGCGTAAACCACAGACCCATCCGAGTTGAAACGAATGGTAATCGGTCCAGAAATGGAAGTAACGGTTGGCAACGCTGGCGAACCGCTCGTCGGCCCAAAAAGGATGGGGCCACCTGTTCCGACGCCATCATAAATGGTAACAAAGTCAAAACTACCCTCAGTCACAAACTGGGAAAAAGTGAGCCTGATACTCTGGCAGGCGCTCGGCGGATAAATCACCGTATAACCATCCACGCTGTTGGAATAGTTTCCGGTACCTGCGTGGTCGCAAATGTTGCCTGAACTTGCTGTGATGCTGTTGTTGCCTGTGGCTGGCACGACGTAGTTGCAGGTAGGTCCCGGCAAGCTTACCAGCGTGATCGTCACGTTAGTGCAGGTCGTATTCGTACTGCAATAATATTGGTTCATTACAGAATACAAGTTACCCCCGGGTGAGGCAAATTGTACCGAAGCCGCCACTCCTCCACATGCAGGACCATTGTCGTCATTGTAGGCAACAAATGTGCAACCCGTGGTATAGATGGAAAGCTGCGTATCATAAGCAGCACCACAAGTGGAAATGCGGTACACTGCGCCAGCGACCGTATTGAAAATCGTCGAGCGCTCTCCTCCGAATTGACAAGTCGTAATTGTACCCGTTTGCCCCACCGTCCAACCTGCCACGTTGATACTCGCGTAGTCAGTTGCCGCGCAAGAACATTGCGCTTGCAGCTTAGCAGGGATCAATCCCAAAACAGGCAAAAATACCATTAACCAAAACAGCCGACGTACCTTAGCCATTTCCACGACCCCACTGGTGAGATGAACCTTCATAAGTTCTGAATTTGTTTGTGTGCTTACTGCTTGTCTGATGTATTCCCAACAACCTTGTACTCCTGCGGCTTGCCCAGAATAAAGTCCTTTTTATCCTGCGGCATTCGGTCAAATTCCTCCTGCGGTATTTGTTTTACCTGAATGGATTTCGAATCGTCCACCATTTTCTTGTAGGCTTCAGGATTGGCTTTGATCCAAGCTTCCTTCCTTCGCTGATAGTCTGCGATGTCTTCGCTGGGATTGCCGTTGTCCATGAACTTTGGAAAGCCAGCGGGAACTTCTTTGACTTCACCCGCTTGATAGGAATGCTTGGAGGATCCCCAACCTTTCGTAGGCTCATTGATATTTTGCGCCGAAACGGTATGAATCGCGGCGAGGAAAATGATCAAGGGAACAACGCGAAAAACGACAATACGAAGGTGCAAGATTTCTCCTAGAACATTTTCCAAACCTCTCATATTCAAACATTTATTTACAAAGAAACAACGACAACCAAAGGCTGCATCCACGACACATTCACATAGTTTGGGCCCCTCCACTGGGAAAATCACACTTACGGGTGCTGTAAAGATAGTTTTCAAAACGACACATATCCACATGCTGTGAAGATTCTATCCAAATATTTTCAGACCAAGTGCTCGACCCTGAAAACCAATAGGCCCGTTTCCACATTCATCTACCCACACATTGCAAAAGGGCGGCAACCAAGGTTGCCGCCCTTTCAAAGACAATATCTTATCCGCACTTATTGAAGCACAAACCTGATCACTGCCTGATGCGTCTTGTTGCGACGGTAGGTGGTGACTTTCATCAAGTATGGGCCCGCAGCAAGATCGTTCAAGTCAAAGGCTGCCACGTCCATCAAGTGGGCCATGTTGTACACCTTGACTTTCTGACCCACGACATCCCAGATTTCAATGTCGATCGGCCAATCGATCGGGCTCAAGGTGCGCAGGTTGACGATGCCCATGCTCGGATTTGGATAAAGTGTCAAACCGGTCAAATCCTCAATGGTCTCAGCCACTCCAACCGGGCTATAGAAAATCGAATCGCTCAAACCGAAGCATCCCGTAGAGTCGGCGACGCCTACGTGGTACCAACCCGCAACCGATACCGGGAAGGTCTGACTATTTGCGCCTGGCAACTGGAATCCATTTACAAACCACTGATAGCCAGCATAAGGCTGCGTTGTGGTCAAAATTCCGCTGTTGAGCACAATCGTCGGATTGGGCGAAGTCGCATAGGCCACCGTTACCGGCGTACTTGTTGCCGAGCATCCAAAGCCATTCCATACGGTCACTTGATATGTGCCGGGCTGGGTGATGTTGGACATCTGTGTGGTATCGCCATTGCTCCAGAGATAGTCAAAGTAACCTTGTCCTGCATCCAAAGCAATGCTGCCACTGTCGCAGATGTAGGC
This Bacteroidota bacterium DNA region includes the following protein-coding sequences:
- a CDS encoding CUB domain-containing protein, translated to MKVHLTSGVVEMAKVRRLFWLMVFLPVLGLIPAKLQAQCSCAATDYASINVAGWTVGQTGTITTCQFGGERSTIFNTVAGAVYRISTCGAAYDTQLSIYTTGCTFVAYNDDNGPACGGVAASVQFASPGGNLYSVMNQYYCSTNTTCTNVTITLVSLPGPTCNYVVPATGNNSITASSGNICDHAGTGNYSNSVDGYTVIYPPSACQSIRLTFSQFVTEGSFDFVTIYDGVGTGGPILFGPTSGSPALPTVTSISGPITIRFNSDGSVVYAGFSAAISVVAAPASTLGSVSNPGPINFCDPGEILSHRDGIRANGNRYLGLGQQQRCLEQQLAHRHKFRDMLFSQKDLQQRWQCGPHPVPREQCRLCGRDVGHHFDREPME